Proteins encoded within one genomic window of Vanrija pseudolonga chromosome 3, complete sequence:
- the TAD1 gene encoding tRNA-specific adenosine deaminase TAD1, which yields MADTIAEQVVQAAQGAYAALPKHGKPIVRDNGVAEWTILAAIVLVRPDREPHLVSLGTGVKVLPAARLPPLGDTVHDCHAEVLARRGFLRWLVAEAVRVQRGEASEWLVWREDKFGLAPGVEVFLYVSALPCGDASTLHTAAHQPADAAEAFKNEAARRAASEQDTPPVPTEVVRGRNGYENYGAIRTKPGRPDSPPSISFSCSDKIATWTVLGLQGALLARLFEPVYLDHIVIGGVEVPEGQREDEWHATVVAEAERALWRRVEGIGALPPPYRLTQPRLHLTPRRFALSREAALASGASDPSTSTVSLSHVPVLGKPEVIINGCAQGSGWKAPGKVLLKDKQRSRVCKMEVLRAFVGLSAEAELADETYFSLKHANTAYQEAKAALRGVPAERLNADWAKRLPHEFEVTSAASGATAPPFTGWIPTGPRYESFTSRGVLAAL from the exons ATGGCCGACACAATAGCGGAGCAAGTCGTGCAGGCCGCTCAGggcgcgtacgccgcgcTACCGAAGCACGGCAAGCCGATAGTGCGCGACAACGGCGTGGCGGAGTGGACGATCCTCGCGGCCATTGTCCTCGTGCGACCCGACAGAGAACCACATCTCGTCTCCCTCGGCACTGGGGTCAAGGTCCTCCCGGCGGCAAGACTGCCACCACTGGGGGACACGGTCCACGACTGCCATGCCGAGGTGCTTGCGCGCCGTGGATTCCTccgctggctggtggccgaggcggtgcgGGTCCAACGGGGAgaggcgagcgagtggcTCGTGTGGAGGGAAGACAAGTTTGGGCTGGCTCCGGGTGTCGAGGTGTTCCTGTACGTCTCGGCCCTTCCT TGTGGCGATGCGTCAACATTGCATACGGCTGCCCATCAGCCCgcagacgccgccgaggcgttCAAGAACGAggcagcgcgtcgtgctgctTCTGAGCAGGACACCCCGCCTGTGCCGACAGAGGTGGTGCGCGGGCGGAACGGGTACGAGAACTATGGCGCGATCCGAACCAAGCCCGGCCggcccgactcgccgccctcaATCTCGTTCAGCTGCTCGGACAAGATTGCGACTTGGACAGTGTTGGGGTTGCAaggcgcgctgctggcgcggctGTTCGAGCCGGTCTACCTCGACCACATTGTCATCGGCGGTGTTGAGGTGCCCGAGGGGCAGAGAGAAGATGAGTGGCACGCAACTGtggtcgccgaggctgagcgaGCGCTGtggcgccgtgtcgagggcATCG GTGCCTTGCCACCACCGTATCGCCTCACACAACCCCGTCTCCacctcacgccgcgccgcttcgCTCTTTCCCGCGAAGCCGCGCTCGCCTCCGGCGCGTCCGACCCCAGCACGTCGACCGTGTCCCTCTCGCACGTCCCGGTGCTGGGCAAGCCCGAGGTCATCATCAACGGGTGCGCGCAGGGGTCGGGTTGGAAGGCGCCTGGGAAGGTGctgctcaaggacaagcagCGGTCGAGGGTGTGTAAGATGGAGGTGCTGCGGGCGTTCGTGGGATTGAG cgccgaagctgagctcgccgacgagacgtACTTTAGCCTCAAGCACGCCAACACCGCCTACCAGGAAGCCAAGGCGGCGCTGCGTGGTGTACCTGCTGAGCGGCTCAATGCCGACTGGGCAAAGCGGCTACCACACGAGTTTGAGGTCACATCGGCGGCCTCTGGTGCCACCGCCCCGCCGTTCACAGGCTGGATCCCGACGGGGCCGCGGTACGAGTCGTTCACGAGCCGAGGGGTGTTGGCGGCTCTGTAG
- the taf12 gene encoding Transcription initiation factor TFIID subunit 12: MAAPRPPAARPAAAINLESIYANIPILIQRVRSNLLAANQIPPLRNLIANHAREIVIFNARLGRPNPLLSLPEVLNPTKRVGNNDAVTTESAFLQSISAGVNAARTIRPDQNLIATINARNAAAVRPPAAGAAAAGTPAKPQSPAPTPTSAAPTPRTASPATPATPTVAATPPAPASAEQPAAAPAAVAPATVSTPPVAQAQMPMPPMTFQQVKDLLAIPPDKRNPMFEADPVLKQRFYTSYAYFQHKTSQPAAPQPATPQTVAPAAVTAPPAATATTAAAAAGTPMPTQAQTAPAAVVPASQVPAAPVRTSSLPTVPTPVPAAPVPAAATTTVPTPPAASVSTGAPPATTPAVAPPAPVTTTPAPAVSPPEPKPATVPSPAPVAATPATTTVAPPPTVTPPAPTPAPAPAPVSAPPVAPTPTPPAPAPAPPKAAPPAAPPKPPPPPPEPEPARRKRKLREFTRELAPDLAVELGLDNLFGEVLDSFIDTAAKDSIRLAAHRNSNHVEVKDMAFVLEHYHDIVVPGFNVQVPKKVHLEPEGEKKRGRQVAPRRPAARREEE; this comes from the exons ATGGCAGCTCCCCggccccccgccgcgcggccagcggcggccatCAACCTCGAGTCGATCTACGCGAACATCCCCATCCTCATCCAGAGGGTGCGCAGCAACCTGCTCGCTGCGAATCAGATCCCTCCT CTCCGCAACCTGATTGCAAACCACGCGCGAGAGATCGTCATCTTCAAcgcccgtctcggccgccCGAACCCACTGTTGAGCCTCCCTGAGGTGCTTAATCCTACCAAGCGTGTGGGCAACAATGATGCTGTGACGACCGAAAGCGCTTTCCTTCAGTCCATATCGGCCGGcgtcaacgccgcgcgcaccatCCGCCCGGACCAGAACCTCATCGCGACCATCAACGcgcgcaacgccgccgccgtgcgtcCGCCCGCGGCCggagcagctgctgctggcacACCTGCCAAGCCGCAGTCGCCtgcgccgaccccgacgagcgcggcgccgacacctCGTACCGCCAGCCCTGCTAcccccgcgacgccgacggtcgcggccaccccgccggccccggcTTCCGCAGAGCAGCctgcagcggcgccagctgCCGTCGCTCCTGCCACGGTATCCACGCCACCTGTGGCACAGGCGCAGATGCCGATGCCGCCCATGACGTTTCAGCAGGTCAAGGATCTGCTGGCAATCCCCCCAGACAAGCGAAACCCCATGTTTGAGGCA GACCCAGTACTTAAACAGCGCTTCTATACCTCTTACGCTTACTTCCAGCACAAGA CTTCTCAGCCCGCGGCTCCTCAGCCTGCGACTCCTCAGACTGTCGCCCCAGCTGCAGTCACTGCTCCGCCCGCTGCCAcggcaacaacagcagcagctgctgcaggaACACCCATGCCCACCCAAGCCCAGACCGCACCTGCGGCCGTTGttccagccagccaggttCCAGCTGCACCAGTGCGCACGTCGTCACTCCCAACCGTGCCGACCCCTGTTCCAGCGGCCCCGGTGCCTGCAGCTGCTACCACGACGGTACCTACCCCACCAGCTGCGTCGGTGTCAACGGGAGCACCGCCAGCTACTACCCCTGCCGtggcaccaccggcaccagtTACAACTACCCCTGCCCCGGCTGTTTCTCCACCGGAGCCCAAACCGGCAACGGTGCCTTCGCCGGCTCCTGTTGCGGCAACTCCAGCAACCACAACAgtggcaccaccaccgaccgTGACACCCCCCGCGCCCACACCGGCGCCAGCTCCGGCGCCAGTCTCGGCTCCTCCCGTAGCGCCTACTCCAACACCACCGGCCCCAGCACCTGCTCCTCCAAAGGCGGCTCCTCCCGCCGCACCCCCCAaacctccgcctccgcctccagAGCCCGAGCCAGCAaggcgcaagcgcaagctccGCGAGTTCACGCGCGAGCTGGCACCTGACCTTGCGGTGGAGCTGGGTCTAGACAAT CTCTTCGGCGAGGTCTTGGACAGTTTCATCGACACAGCGGCGAAGGACAGCATCCGCCTGGCGGCGCATCGTAACTCGAAccacgtcgaggtcaaggacatGGCCTTTGTTCTCGAGCACTACCACGACATTGTCGTCCCTGGCTTCAACGTCCAGGTGCCCAAGAAGGTCCATCTCGAGCCAGAGGGAGAGAAGAAGCGTGGAAGGCaggtcgcgccgcgccgtccggccgcgaggcgagaggaggagtGA